One Verrucomicrobiota bacterium genomic region harbors:
- a CDS encoding ketoacyl-ACP synthase III: MPTCPATLIAGTGHYVPETVVTTADVDRRLALERNGVGRMVESLTGVRERRHAPPGANASDMAVNAACQALEHAGRRPDDVDLLIFAACSRDLTEPATANIVQTKLGARNAHVLDIANACNSFLSALDVADAQIATGRARCVLVCTGELLSSVINWDIKDKAELGTGFAALTLGDGGGAWVLEPARNDGRGLLESVFYSEGQHWELCVVRSGGSISPRHCEPDTYFTSDPAPLNALAVEHLPRVIHEVLAKTGWTLDDVDLIAPHQVSTTITSELCRILGFPPERVSTTVDRYGNCAAASVPIAFGEALDAGRIGPGSKVLLVGGAAGFSAAAITLVV; the protein is encoded by the coding sequence ATGCCCACTTGTCCGGCCACCTTGATTGCCGGCACCGGCCACTACGTGCCCGAAACCGTGGTGACCACGGCCGACGTCGACCGCCGGCTTGCCCTCGAGCGCAACGGCGTGGGCCGGATGGTCGAGTCGCTCACCGGCGTGCGCGAGCGCCGTCACGCCCCGCCGGGGGCCAACGCGTCCGACATGGCCGTCAACGCCGCGTGCCAGGCGCTCGAACACGCCGGGCGCCGGCCCGACGACGTCGACCTGCTCATCTTCGCCGCCTGCTCGCGCGATCTGACCGAGCCGGCCACGGCCAACATCGTCCAAACCAAGCTCGGCGCGCGCAATGCGCACGTGCTCGACATCGCCAACGCCTGCAACAGCTTCCTCAGCGCCCTCGACGTGGCCGATGCGCAGATCGCCACCGGCCGCGCCCGCTGCGTGCTCGTGTGCACCGGCGAACTGCTCAGCTCGGTCATCAACTGGGACATCAAGGACAAGGCTGAACTCGGTACCGGTTTTGCCGCTCTCACCCTCGGTGACGGCGGCGGCGCCTGGGTGCTCGAGCCGGCACGCAACGATGGCCGCGGCCTGCTCGAAAGCGTCTTCTACTCGGAGGGCCAGCACTGGGAGCTGTGCGTCGTTCGTTCGGGCGGCTCGATCTCACCCCGCCACTGCGAGCCCGACACTTATTTCACCAGCGACCCCGCGCCGCTCAACGCGCTCGCCGTCGAGCACCTGCCGCGCGTCATCCACGAGGTGCTTGCGAAAACGGGCTGGACGCTCGACGACGTTGACCTCATTGCCCCGCACCAGGTCAGCACGACCATTACCTCGGAGCTCTGCCGCATCCTCGGCTTCCCGCCCGAGCGCGTGAGCACCACCGTGGACCGCTACGGCAACTGCGCCGCCGCCTCGGTCCCCATCGCCTTCGGCGAGGCCCTCGACGCCGGCCGCATCGGCCCCGGCAGCAAGGTTCTCCTCGTCGGCGGCGCCGCCGGCTTCAGCGCCGCCGCCATCACACTGGTCGTGTAG